Genomic window (Chelmon rostratus isolate fCheRos1 chromosome 15, fCheRos1.pri, whole genome shotgun sequence):
TGACAGTTTTACACCTGTTTTCTGGTTGTCACTTCAACAAGATCTATATAAGGTGTCAATTTGTGAGAATTAGATGTGTTGtaaaatggagaataaaacccacttgataatgatagtAAAAGTAAGACTGAATAAGGATGAAAGATGTAAAATAAATTCatcatataaaacaataaaatataggGCACATAGAATGCATAAAGTCAAGTAAAATATTACAGTTATTACTACAATGTGACTAGTTTCTAGTTGGAACTGTGAAGAGAGATTGTTTATGAGTAAGCATGACAAAGTTTTAAGTAGATTACAATATTATTCAATTTTTTAATCCAATTTAAGCAATTTGTGTGAAATCCCCAAGCAGGAGTGTGTTGCCCTGTTTGTGGTATTATATAAGCGTACAGCATAAGAGAAGCAGTAATCCTGTATTAAAGCAGTAATAATGTGCTTTTCTAAAGCAGTCACATTCATGAAAAATGTACCTTGCAGGAGAGGATGTTGCCAAAGGCAGAGAAGGTGTCGTACAGGGCTTTGTTGTCAATGGACTTGTCAAGGTTCTTGATGAACACGTTGCCCACTCCAGACTTCCTGAGGGAGGGGTCTCTCTGGGACCACATGATTCTGATTGGCTTCCCTTTGACCACGTCAAAGTTCATCGTGTCCAGGGCTCTCTcagctggagggaggaggggcagaggggtggagggaaTGGACATGGGTGGTTGTTTACCTGGAGCCTTGAGTCTGAAAACATAGCTATCAGTCACGAGTATCACGCTTCCTGCTATCACGGTCAATAGATGTACTGGAGCACTTTCACACAAGGAACGCAGCCTTCCTTttccaccacaaacacagcactgccTCGACGACGTTCCCAGAGAAATAACTTGAAGCTAGTGTGTATATAAATGCAGTTTGTCCTCCTGTGCACTGAATGTTACAATGGAGGATCCCTGCTGCCAGCCAGAGTAACATGCTTTAGATACTGCAGCAGACCATGTGGCTGATGAGCAGCTGGGACAGGTGTGGGGAGCAACTGCAGTGGGCAAGCTGGGAGCACATGGTCCCCTTCCATTTCACCACAAGCTGCTGGGCAACGTCCCACCTAGGCCGGGTGCAGCGGCCGCACAGCAGGCCCTTAGATATCACAAACGGGCTTAAATTATGCTGTTAAGAAGTAATAGGTTTCATTCTTCATCTGCTCAAATCATTATGTCTTCTTTGAGCCCAGTTTAATCACAAAGATTCAGTTTACACCATCCCTCTCTCCGTCTATCGCTTTAACTCTCATATAGGCTCTCATGTCCATGTGGGCACACATGCCAAACACCCTTTTGTTCGGTCACTCCACagtaacagacacacacacacacacacaggccaggCTTTCCAGCTGAAAGTGTCTGGTAAACAAAACGGAGCTGCCTTGCGTCTGCTGGCATCAGCAGTTTGGCTTGCAATTGTACTTCCCAACCCGTGTGCTCAGAGAAGGTGAGTGATCGCTGTCAAACATGTGGACTTCTGGAAGGTTCAGAGCAGGAATCTTAGTTTaataaagaggcagagagatctATGTAACACATGGTAACCACTCACATATTAAGAGGAAATAGTGGAAAGGGTTAAGAGGGTTGGATTACTCATCCCTCTTAACAATTTCTGTCATGTTAAGAACTTACATTTATTACAGGCAGGCAGATTTTGGGCTGCTCCGAAAGACCTTCTATATTTAGAGAGGGGTCCTGAGAGGTATGTGCTAGCATGGAGAATGAGTAGAGCATTCTCTATCATTGATGGGGAAGAGACACGCTCAACAAGAATGCTACAACATCAGTTCTCATGAGTGTTTACATCTACAGCTGTGGCATGAAGCAAGCTAATGCAAACCAATTCAACTCCTGCCTTACTCTGCATGAGATGCACTGCCCGGTTACACGTCTGCTTAGGTATATTTTTCGCAGCATGTTACAGGCAGCATGCTACTGCCCCACAGGCACGTGTTAGGACTCCATGTAAATACCAAACAGCTACCATCCCCCATGTCTACACCTCCAATGACAAATGGTGTCTTCTCACATGTGGCTCTTGTTACAATTACTCAAGTGAGCGACACTACCTCCCTGGACGTGAGCCAGTTGTAACCTATCATTGCTCCAGCTTTTGGTAACAGACTCAGATAAATTGTGACAGGTGTTTAACGTCAATACaagaggcaaaaaaaagcaaaaacaacaccaGGCCTCCAAAGACAACCAGAACACCTGTTACTATTGCTCAATGCCCTGGTGCCATTGACTGGAAATGGAAAAGCATTATAACAAACACTTCTGATACATTTGTTGTCGCTTTAGGCATGTGGTTCTAACAGATAAACAATCCACAGGCAGCTTAAGTGGTCCAGATAAACAGATATGATTCATCTATTTCCTAACCAGTTCAAAATAATGCTGAATCGAAATAACAGGATCACATCTGACACTATTGCATGTAGCAGACAATACACACAAACGTGTGGAGCAGGTGGTGCGGGGTTATTGTTCAGCTGTGCTCGTCCCTTTTCATGCTTTCAGTGAGTGTACTGTAGCAGCGCGGGGCAATGGGAATTGGCTTCACTCAGTGGCCCTTTAAATAGGAGCAGAAATGGGTCATTTTGGGCTGAATGAGTGAGATCTGCACAAGGAGCCAACATTCCCAAACGTAGTGCTACGATTAATGGGCATAAAATGACTTGTTAACTTTTAGGAGAAAGACTAactcagcatgtgtgtgtatgagggcTTTAACCATGATAGTGACATATTAGCAGGAATATACAAGAAGTGGGACATGCTTATATGGGTCAAATGACTGCTGTCTGAAGAAGTGCTGTGATCAAACTGCATAAATATTACTTCATCCACCAGAGAAAAAGGAACAGAGCCATGCTTTGAACGCATCACCGGTGTCTCCCCGACTGCGCGTTTGATTGTGTGCGAGTTTCTAGGCTGACATTGAAAACATAAGTCGACACTGTCATTACTTGAAGGGTCCCATGCGTTCATGCCTCTTAAAGCCGCATTCACTGACGCGTGTGCGCATCACGCTCAACCCGCACTGATCGCTTCACATGTCTCATTTCTTACCGTCTGCAGGCTGCGAGAAGTTCACATAAGCGTATCCCAAAGATCGCCGGGTGATCATGTCTCTGCATACCCGAATGGAGAGCACCGGTCCGGCTGGGCTGAATTTCTCATACAGCATAGCCTCCGTGATGTCGGGGTGCAGGTCGCCAACGTAGAGAGAAGCCATCGGATAACTCCCCGTCGCTGTGTTCATATCTCGGCGGACTTCACGAAATAAGTGAATGCAAAGCTTGCTTCAAAAAAcgtcagaaaaataaaaataaaacaaaaaatgccgGTATGAAGTGTATCCCGGGGCCAAGCTGCGCTTCAATTCTCGCCTGATACAGACACTGACAGCTGGCTGTCCGGTCCAGCGTGCAGAGGAAATGTCAAACCTGGAGAAATCACGACACAAATCGATGTCTTCCTTTAAAAAGATGCCAACTTCGGGTTAAGCCCGAGGCCtcttgtttatgtttttttattcttaaattTTTTTTGCGATTTTTTTAAACGTTTGTTCTTTCTTTAAGTATTAAGGTACTTGTTTTTATGAAGATTTTGtagattttatattttttatattatttttaagtttttcagGAACAGTGAGTTAGACACTCACGGTTGTTTTGTGGCCGGGGAAAGAGACTGCGTGAGGAAAAGCATGGGCACTTTATAGCGAGTGGCGGCGCGGAGGAAATAGCGGCCAGGGTCAAACTTAGGATAGAAAAAACGGCGAGCATGCGGCGTAAAAGGGAGAGCGCACACTGCACTGCCCTAACTACACAGCCCAGCTCCCCACAGCGACATCTGGGTGGGAAAACAGGGCTGCCAGAGAGAGCAGGCTGAGGACCGGCTTTATTATAGGCTTAAAAATGTCGTTTACTGAGGattattgcagaaaaaaaatattgaaaccaaaaagcacattttaaacataaaaaccCACTAGGTTATTGCTCAGTACTTTTATTCAGTGCAAAGTAATCATGAAATATGCTGCAGTTATTCTGCTTTGTCCATCCtcctgaggagagagagaaattcagTCACATGCATGGAACTtgcatatcaaaacaaaaaccacaaagaTGAGTTACCTCAATAAATCCAGGAAAGTGGAGCGCAGCCCCCTCAGTCTCGgctcctgttttcttttaatcccAGCCATCCCAAATCTTCTGATGGCACCTTCTCCCTCTTGTTGCTTCACCACTTCTTCCTCATAACTCAGCGTCCGCAACCCATCCACGCCTTTGGAAAGCTGAAGTTTTGAGCGAATCACTGGTGGAGCGTCACTTGTTCCCTCTCGGGGCGTCGCAGCCACATCTGCCTGCCTTTGGGCCAGCTCGTCTCCGATTTGTTTAAAAACTTTCTGGTTCAGGACATTTACGGTCATCTCATCCGGTAGAGGGATGTCAGCTTCTTGTGGAGACTCTAATGCAAATCCTGACCATGTCTCTCTTTGGGGATCCTCTGCAATAGCTGCTTTTCCCAGTTTTGGGGAAACAATCCAGTCAACCAGTGTGAGGAAATTCAAATTTGTGGGCATATTCAGAGACTCTTGCTCAGGAAGATCATTTGATACTGTGTCACCTGTCTGTAACTGAACTGTCAAGCTGCCTTCAGACTCAGAATCGATTTTCTCGCTGTGTTCAGTATCTTGCACCTGTCCAGGTAGCCAAAGGGTCAGCCTGGCAACTGGGTCCTGACTCACAACCACTGCACcctgagggggagaggagaacTTGCTTCTTGGTATAGAAGCACCAGGAACAACTGTGTCCTCGGTCGCTGCACCATCAGAGGCATCAAACTGTATGGAATTGGGAAGAGCAGCACTGGAGCTTTCTTGCGTTTCAGAGACAGAGGGCTCGGGACTCGCTGCTACATCTTTGTCCACAATAACAAAGGGACCAGCACTGACAACAGCCTTTGCATCTGACTTGGCTGACAGGCCTCGACACTTTGAGCTACAGCACTCGCACACCTCTGCAGTTCCACTAAGGTCCTCCCACCTGAAAATAGACATCTCATCAAGCAATGGGGAGGtcacaaaatacagttttatgTGTATGCAAATACCTGGACTGGATCACATTATAGTTGCAGGATTTAGACCCAAAGGTGACACCCTGGTCTGAGAGGAGGACACTGCAGTGGACGTACAgcttcagaggaggaagacagttCACAAGGTCATTCAGCTGAACAGCAGACGCACAGCAATGAAACCAACTCATCAAATAAACCCTCACCTCGGAAATGAGATACGATGTGTTCAGAACAAAATTTACAACATCCGCGCTGTTAGAAGCCACAAACTGTACAACAGCGTGAGGAGAACCCAATGGGGCTGTGCACCTGCAGAGAGCAAACATATCACAGGTGACTGTAAACATCAAGGACAAACATTACAATCAGGTCCTGGCCGGCTGCTTACCCCTTATTCATGATGACTGCATGCCTCGGTCTAGTCTGAGGCTCAGGAGACGTAGAGACAAAGCAGGACTGGATGAAAAGCTGCTCCTCAGCTCTGGCTTTGGCAGAAAGCCGGAGGTTGACAACCTGGCCTCTTTTATAGATATTCGACTCAGCCGTGCCAGTCCAGgatgctgcagagaaaaaaaaaaaaaaagataacatTTGTGTCTACAAATGGAACAACCAGCCTGACAGCATAGTTCTGACTCGTGTTATTACTCACGATTCATGGCTTTCATGTTAAAGGTCTTGTCGTTCTCAGGAAGTGCCGTTGAGACAAAGAAGTCTGGATTAGCATACGAcctgaaaacacatgcattCCCCTTTAGCATGGTTATTTGTGACCACTAACATTATGTTTGGGTAACTGAATGTATGCACCTCTTTGGGACGCAGTAGATGTGCACTGTGGGAGGAGTTTGCCACCAGGTGGTGAGAGGATTTTTGAGATTCAGGTTGACAGAGTTGGTGAACATGGCCATGCCATTCTGCATCTGAAAGAGAGCCCGGTCTTAAAAAATCCTTACAAAGATGTGGAAATTAAGAAATTAGCTAAGGACTGGGTAAACTCACCACACGCGCCGTTCCACACTCATCCAAATTGTAAGTGAAGACATATCGGTTTGGTAGCTCTCCGTTGCTATAGCAGCCATCACCCAACTGTATGTCCTCTCCTGTCAGTGTGAGACCGCTGGATCTCTTATCCACCAGCACGGTCATCTTAGATTCATCGCAATACACCTCTACTTTGGGAATATTTGAGATTGGAGGCAATTCAGCCAGCATGTGAAAGGCAGGGGTTCGGCTCTGCCATGAGCTGAAGATGGTGTCAAATGGAGTGAAATCAAAATTTCTTTTAAACGGAGAGGGCACAATGTTTTCAAAAAACCCTGGAAAATCCAGAGGAAACGCGGCATCCTGCCAGTTTATCACTGACTGAACGGCGATAAAACGCCCAGCAAAAATGCAGAGGAATAGCTCTATTGTCCCCATTGCAAAGCTCAATGTGGGCCAACTGCTCTGATTGCTCTCCTGCCCCAGGTGTGTCATTAATAAGGTGCAGTGGCAGGAGGGACAGGTGCTGGCCATCAGGCTAACAAGGCTGacaagcatttagcagctaggataaaaaaaaaatctaaggaaactgtttgtgtctttgttaaGACATCTGAGGTAAATTAAGTAGACCAATATCTGATTAAGATTCTTTTGGTGGCTGGGACGAAGGCCATTACTAAAAAGTGGCTCAAGACTGACCCCCCTTGTAACAAACAATGGATGTCAATCATAGACGACATATTAGCGATGGAACATCTCACaagttgaaagtgaaagaacactTGTTTGTTAAAAGATGGGAGAAATGGTTATTATATAAGGAGAGACTGTATCTTATAGGCTATAATTGTATACAGGCTCTGCTCTTGatgattgtattttttgtttgtttgtttggttgattttgttgttgttgtttgttatttgtttttttaattctccaTAATCCAGAGGAGATTGTATTGCAATGtattgttaacaaaaacaaataaataaaaattgttaaaaaaaaatcttccacaCATCCATTAATCGCTGCATTATTTACTTGAAGATATTGAAGTCATAGATTATGAAAAAcctgttttggtttggtttggttttttcTGCTGATACTGTGCGTATGGATGCCAGACAGCAACACATTTGGTGGGACTACTTTATTGCATCATCAGTGTACTATTTAAAGATAGGGCTGTGTACATTATGTCTCTtcttaataaatgtatttatgtggGAACCAGgtacattacattttgaaaggACAAAAGAATCAGGACAGCTAACTCTATAGACATGTAGCACAATAACTGCTTATTTACTGGCGTCTATAtttggaaaacaacaaacagcaattCAACACAGGATTAAGTGATTCCGGAAGTAAATAAACGGttgttattaattaattatgttATTATCTTGAGGTACAGATGCAGAGTTGCTTGTGTTTCAGACGGATGACCCACTTGTCACTTCCTGTATTGTGGAATGCGCAATGGGGGGCGGAGCTCCGCGCAGGTAGGCGGAAGgtgatgcctgtgtgtgtgtgcaggtaagCGGCAGGGAAGGAGGACAACGACCCGCCGAAAGCGGACAGAGCTGTCAGAAATGACTTCGATACAACCTGCGCATTAATATGATCTAAGACAAGTAATACAGCATGGTGAACTCAGGTAAGCTGGCCTTCGCGCGTGTAGTGATAAAGCGAGGCGTGAATATGTGGGAAGTATATCGCGTGCTGAAGTTTTTAGGCGTGGTCTGCTGTTGTTAACGGGGCTCCTACATTTTGTCGGTCTGTGGCTCTCAGAGCTCAGTGTTATATATTATTACCTGTGTTACCTTCCGTGAGTGAAATCGTGTCGTCAGACCGCACTAGTTTGTTTGACGTTTCACCCAAATCCAGGTGAAATTTGGTAGTTGAtaactaatcgattaatcgttgcagctctaatatATTCGCTACATGAATGTGTTGAATGTGGTTTCATAGTGTTTTTGTTGGGGGTTGTACATTATAGTAGCAACCAATGATTGTGTGTGCTTGAGTGGCAGCAAATGTGAACAATATTATGACCAAAAACATGGCGAGGTCTTCCACAGCACCATGCCAAAGGCTCGAATACAAGACGAGCCAGTCGCAGGTCTCTGTTTCCACCTGACCCCCTCGGGCCAGGTAAATGTGGTGGTGGATGTTTGTACACCCCACCCAAGGCTTTGTCCTGCTTGGTTCAGGAGGGGCTTTACAGGAGGGGGCTTCACCTTTACTCAGAGGAAGGCACCAAATAGTGCAACACAATGCTCctcagagctgctctctgagcTGTCACCATACTGCAGCACTTTGCAGCGTGCAGGGGATGAGATCTTCTCTGCAGGGGTCGGGGATAATTGTGGTGACTGCCTTGTTCTCAAGAACGTGTTAGCCACTGGCCCGCTTCCTTTAGGCTTTGCTGAAACCACAATGAAGTCAGCTCTCACACAAGTTCTCAGCGTATGCACTTACAGCTCGCTCTGCAGttcaaatcacatttaataAACTTAAGCACACAGGAATGTTAACTTGTATACTGTTACGTTTCCTGTCAACAACCCgtgctgatgcacacacacacagctggtatTTACATAGCCTGACACTGGGATCAGAGTCGCATGCTTCAGTCTGACGACATGGACGACTGCAATGTAACATGACGAATGAGTCGTTTATCTTTCATTTTGGCAGGTATTTTAGGTCACAGTGCTCAAAGCTTTGTTATGAGGTTAAAATAATGTCCTTTTGTATTATAACCATCCTCCTTGCTACAGTGAGGAGGAAGTGGGCGATTCAGATCTTCTGCTGAAGTAAGAGTACTAATGCCACACTGTAAAAGTACTAAGTAAAAGTGGTGCATTGCAAATGttaatgaagtaaaagtatgtaagtatacTCAGGGAACTCACATCTGTGAAGCTGgagccataaaatgttttttacgtgaaaaatgacaaatgattatcaaaatagttgccaattaattttctgtcagttgactaattgattaactgactgATCGTCTCAGCTGTACAAGTTTAATTTGATAAGTTCTTCtttttatgtgtaaaataactcgtaactgaagctgtcagataaatatgTGGAAGTAAACAGTACAGTATTTCCcactgagatgtggtggagtagcactcaagtaaagtacaagaacCTTAAAtctgtactcaagtacagtacttgagtaaatgtacttagttacattccaccgcTGTTCCTGTAGGAATATGCTGTGCCAGCCTTAAGGACAACAAGGCCCTGATGAAGATGGGGCTGGCGCTGGTGCTGGCGGGCCACGTCAACTTCCTTCTTGGAGCACTGGTGCACGGCGCGGTGCTCAGGCACATCAACGTGCACACTCAGGCCAGGACCATGGTGTACGCCATCGCTAATGTCATCGCCATTGTGGCGGGCTTGGTGGTAAGTGGTGGAACACGTGCATGAAGATCTCACCAAGCTGTAAAAATATTGCGCTGCACTTAATCCAGTTTCTACTTTAATCTTCAAATAGCAGAATTTGAGTAGTAATAGTATCattcatctgtctttttgtctgaaTTTGTTGTGCCCTTTAGGGAATCATTAGTGGAATAACGGCCATCGTCCTGtccaaaaacaagaaaaacaggatCCTGGTAAATACTGCTCCCCTCTGTTTGACACagcttctccctcctccattcAGCCCTTGTTAGAACTtgccctttgtgttttgtgtgtgtgtacatcacacacacacacaacacagaagaTGGTAACTAATTCATTTACCTTCATGCAAATACAGAATTCATtcaaattttgaatgcagactCACCTGTTATCTCTGTAGTACTTCCCTCCTGCACCTTCTTGACACTGAAAAGCATGTGAAATGTCTTCCACATGCTGGATTAAGGGCTGTGTTTTCACTAACTAACGTACTCATGCCATGTTGTCCCTGCAGCAGTGGGTCCTGTTGGTGTTCAGCTTCCTGACAGGTCTCTTGGCAGTCGCCTCCACCCTGGGCTTGTCAGTTTCTATGGTGAAAGCCATTATTCACAAAGGATGGAGCCTGCTAACGCACTGCAAGTTTTCTGACAATGATGTCGGCCCCTCTTCCAGCATCACATACGAATGCCCCTTTGACCCCACCCGTATTTATGTAAGTGGGATATAAATGCTTGTCCATCAGCTGTGTGGATGTAGACCTGAAGATGTGTTTATTGATCAGAGTTTTGCGCTGTGGTCTTGTTTGTCCATCAGGGGACCACACTCATCCTGTGGGTGCCTCTTATCTTTATGTCCGCGGTGGAGATGGTGTTCTCCTTCCGCTGCTTCGCTGTCTGCACCTCCTTCCTCTACCTCTGTCCATGCAGGAGAAGGCCGATCCGGGCTAAGAGGGTAAGATCACGGACTGTGCCGGTCCTGCGTTATTTGTGTTTGCCAGCTGTGTGCAAGAGCGCTGATCGCTGTTATCTTTCCGTGTCACGTACAGTAGGTCATTTCAAACGGTTAATTTTTTGAGCATGaaaatttttttttagcataaATGCAAATGGTGCAGCGGAATTTCTAAAACCTCACAGAACAGAAGGGAAAAATCCACACAACCAAAGGGGCAAACACAGCGTTTTAACCTTGATTCGCTGAAGGAGAAGTGTATATTTTTACAAGAGAAATCAGCACTTTCCTGCCTGACTGTGACATTGTTATTCAGAATGACGCACTGTACTGTCCTGTTTGAGGTTACACATGAATGTCTTCAAAACAGCGAATGAATAATTCAGCTATTAAGACACACTCGGTAGGCTCAGTAGTAGCTAAGCAGCAATAACATTAAATCAAGCCGATGTATTAGCAGTAAACTGACCTGGCTTCATTAGTTCCACCAATAGCAATGTCAACACTGAATTCAATACAAACTGAACAGAAGCCAGTGATGTAGACCTGCTGACATAGCAAACATAAGCAGAACAGTGTGGTCACTGTCCCTCACCTCATGCTGCCTGTGCACGATCACATGGCTTGATCTTGACAGTGAAGTCAAAGAGCTCGTCATTAACAGCGGCTCATTAATGCATATAAAAACTCAAATGTACTCGTGTGTTAATTATCTGTTGCCAACAGTGCAATAAGATTAAAATACTCATTTAAAGCATGACGTGTTCAGTTTGAGAGACACCTTATGTTGTTGTGACGCATGCTAGCAGCACACATCAAGTTTTTAGGCCTATAAACAGGCAACTTTGTGGTCAAATAATGTTTTCTAAAATATGCAAATTGCAATTTAGAAAGTAAACTCATGTTAAACTACGTGTTGTCTGATCGGACATGTTTTAATTGCAGCCCAACACTGACACAGAAGGCCAGTCTGTATTTAGAAGTCATTTTCATTCTTGTCACAGTCATTATACGAATGGAGTAAAATCGCTCTTGAAATCCGCCTGTCTAGAACATCACAGCAGGTTTTGACAGGTTATTACATGCATGAGCATTAAGATCTGTAACGATACCCCACACTACTACTGTGTATCTGTGAGGAAACAGTTAGACCTGGTGGCTACATTTAAAGTTGTTCATTAGTTACTAGATTTTCTAGTTTTTTAGCTTTTCTGTATAGCAATGTATGAGCAATTTGCTATTTATATCTTTTCATTACTGTTGCTAATAAAATTATTTGCATAATATATGAAGGACAGCACATGCTCAACGTATTAGAGCAGTCAGGTCCTGAATGCAAGTTAACTTCTCTTTAATAAGTCTATTTCATATTATGCTTCAGGTGCGTATTCAGAGAGCTGTCGAAACTCCGTCGTTGCCTCCAGCACCAGATCCAGAGAGCGACGCCGCGACCGAGCCTGCAGAGCAGGACGAACTGCTGGACAGCGTCACCGCAGTGGAGCAGAGTGAATGGCTCTGAAGCAGCTAAACCTTGTTACAAAGGTTGCAAACTGCCAGCTTTAACTAAAACTTCATCTGCGAAGCTGTTGCATTGAGTGTGTCTGTTACACATTGAATGTCTGAAGGCATTTGTGGGACTTAAGCCAGCGAAAGCAATGGCCTTTTATATCGCTCTTCATCAGAAGTTTCTGTTGTATTTACTGTCTTAAAATAGAGCTGCAACTTGTatcctgataaaaaaaaaaatcaaatattgaaTTGTCAATCATTAATTCATCATACCAGACAGAACATTTTATAATCTTACTCTGAAAAACTTACAAAATAAAGCTACTGAACTTTTTAGGGTAGTTTTTATTGCTGTTGAAAGTgtggtcaacacacacactcagatttAAACGACATTTGTAAACTCTTTTGTGGGAACACTTTTACTCATGTCTCagaatacaaatatatatacacaacaaaTGAATTCTGGTATTTGTTTGCCTCCATATTACACTGAATGCTACTGGACATTCAAGTCCAACTTTAAGTGACAGCAGCAATCGTGTGACAGGACTCGAACAGTTTCAATATTGTGACGCAGGGGTCCAGGGAATTTGCCAAAGAAGATGTCAATGTGTCAGTCAGGGGCACAtactaaattacattttaaaatataagaCTGTAATGTACTTACACTATGACATGTAAAAAGGTATTCGGGTAGATACACAACCCTTTTGGCCACTCTTGGAAACCTCAAACAGGCAAGACCAGTGACACAAATGTATTACCGAAAAGTATCTATTGTATAAACATGCTTCCACTACATATTCAAAGACACAAGACAAAAGTGGGactgaaagacaaaacagagtAGCCAAAATATctatgatttaaataaattaaatccaTCAGATATATAAAAGCGTACATGTGCTAAGCCATTTTACAGAGTTGCTTCACAAGGGAAAAGCAAATATCATAGCATAAAAAGATtaaggataaaaaaaagaaagcatacaaaaacaatattcaaaAACACTTCAGTCCATAAACAGCAAGGTTGAAAAGGTGTCCtagaaaaaaattattttaagaTCCCCGTCTCATTACAAAGGTATAGTCCTTCATGGAgttccacagcagcagcctggaaaGATGACTTATCCAAAAAGATTTTCCTTTAAGATCTGCCCTGATCAGTTGCAAAGTGGCATGAGGACCTCAAGGTGTCTTGGACTCCTCTTTAGGCCTAAAGGACCCAAAGTAAGGAAAAGATTAACACTCACAATAAGCCACTTCCTGGACAACACGGTAATaaagtgtgtgcagtgttttctcactttgaggtgtccattttctcctcctctggcaccttctcttcttctttaaCTTCtataaaagaaagagaaaaatagtaTTACCACCCTACGGTTGTTTGCCACCGCCAACCGGTCAAGTTGCAGTtaacatccatgtctgtccagactcatatgtagtgaagactttgaaggtaTTAAGTTAGAAACATGTCGTCTTCACTCTGAGACTATTTttcagaggagaacagaggactgatagagagcttcatcacatggtgcagcaacaatcacctgaagctcaacatcagcagaaccaTTAAGCTTGTGGTGGATTTCTGCCATATATCTATTAATATGCAAGTTCATTGAGAGAAAACATAAACtagagtcaaattccttgtatgtgttcACATGCTTGAGTTGATTCTGAACTTGTAGCCATGACAGAAGACAGTCAGctcagtttcaaggtggacacccaagattagtgtcaccaattca
Coding sequences:
- the tmem54a gene encoding transmembrane protein 54a, with product MVNSGICCASLKDNKALMKMGLALVLAGHVNFLLGALVHGAVLRHINVHTQARTMVYAIANVIAIVAGLVGIISGITAIVLSKNKKNRILQWVLLVFSFLTGLLAVASTLGLSVSMVKAIIHKGWSLLTHCKFSDNDVGPSSSITYECPFDPTRIYGTTLILWVPLIFMSAVEMVFSFRCFAVCTSFLYLCPCRRRPIRAKRVRIQRAVETPSLPPAPDPESDAATEPAEQDELLDSVTAVEQSEWL